A portion of the Scylla paramamosain isolate STU-SP2022 chromosome 2, ASM3559412v1, whole genome shotgun sequence genome contains these proteins:
- the LOC135110935 gene encoding maternal B9.10 protein-like: protein MKEEISAAVLFLSKLVSGNANLSEEMVAKFERRLGELLQERFSNHWHPERPWQGQGYRCLRVNEVTRKEPTIEQAAQDCGLKYKDLNLPVELTIWVDPEEVCCRFGEQKGSCCTVATFRDGNKENYIESFDFSQIKRPNSTPSVLSKDSEVLKERKINVNNIPSHPNSSSPPSSTQSTPTKKPFLPTYGAYNGRNQNSPTRGNTAGNIHDRRPFGNYRNHYSSGPLNHQNIPHQNGSFSPPFYKTQSWVNLSQTPPPPPPPSQAHLPLLSSAGFIYTPTAPPHYSHSQMPPQFTRSPATMAPQKFKWNTSSYPRSDRHQWFGHRALARV from the exons ATGAAAGAGGAAATTTCAGCAGCTGTTCTCTTTCTGTCAAAACTGGTGAGCGGAAATGCAAACCTGTCGGAGGAGATGGTGGCTAAGTTCGAACGACGGCTGGGAGAGTTACTTCAGGAGCGCTTCAGTAACCACTGGCATCCAGAAAGACCATGGCAGGGACAGGGCTACCGATGCCTCAG AGTGAATGAGGTGACAAGAAAAGAGCCAACCATCGAACAAGCAGCACAAGACTGTGGATTAAAGTACAAGGACCTGAACCTTCCTGTGGAGCTAACCATCTGGGTGGATCCCGAGGAAGTGTGTTGTAGATTTGGGGAACAAAAAGGCTCGTGCTGCACTGTTGCCACTTTCAGGGATGGGAATAAGGAAAACTACATTGAGAGCTTTGACTTTTCCCAGATTAAGAGGCCAAACTCAACCCCTTCTGTGTTGTCTAAG GATTCAGAAgtattgaaggaaagaaagataaatgtcAACAACATTCCTTCACATCCCAACAGTAGCAGTCCTCCCTCTAGTACTCAGTCTACACCTACCAAGAAGCCTTTCCTCCCAACTTATGGTGCCTATAATGGCAGGAACCAGAATTCCCCTACTCGAGGTAATACAGCAGGCAATATACATGACAGGAGGCCCTTTGGAAACTACCGCAACCACTACAGCTCAGGTCCTCTCAACCATCAGAATATCCCTCACCAGAATggctccttctctcctcccttctacaAGACACAGTCATGGGTCAACTTGAGTCAAACtcccccaccgccaccacctccctcgCAGGCACACCTTCCACTGTTAAGTTCCGCAGGATTTATTTACACCCCAACCGCTCCCCCACATTACTCTCACTCACAGATGCCTCCCCAGTTTACTCGTTCCCCTGCTACCATGGCTCCTCAAAAGTTTAAGTGGAATACAAGTAGCTACCCACGTAGTGACCGTCACCAGTGGTTTGGCCATCGAGCCTTGGCAAGGGTGTAG
- the LOC135106517 gene encoding ionotropic receptor 93a-like, with protein MLRQSVWMDDGGWWWQRVVLGVWMLMTMVLTRSYEGNLMSLLAVRHLPQPYQTLRDVVDDPSVVMVWHKQGAPIQSVMDATSGIFNEVKASEEQGRLLVLPLIEYPTILDKVVNQRIAIIDYVRITRATRSRHFSLTGRCDFYIGQENIMAHPVAMISQKDSPLIPSLNARITSMTEAGLYDYWNNEGIANYSACERVPTKITISSSLSLRQCWAMLVVLTGGLAVGLLTLSVEVVLAGILRH; from the exons ATGTTACGGCAGT CCGTGTGGATGGACGAcggcgggtggtggtggcagcgagTGGTGCTGGGCGTTTGGATGCTAATGACCATGGTGCTGACGCGGAGCTACGAGGGCAACCTTATGTCACTGCTGGCCGTGAGACATTTGCCCCAGCCTTACCAGACCCTCAGGGACGTGGTGGACGATCCCTCGGTGGTCATGGTATGGCACAAGCAGGGAGCACCCATTCAGTCAGTTATg GATGCTACGTCTGGGATCTTCAACGAGGTGAAAGCGAGTGAGGAGCAAGGGCGCCTGCTGGTGTTGCCGCTAATCGAGTATCCTACCATCCTTGACAAGGTTGTAAATCAAAGAATAGCGATCATAGACTACGTGAGGATAACGAGGGCTACCAGAAGTAGACATTTTTCTCTTACCG GACGATGTGACTTCTACATTGGGCAGGAAAATATTATGGCTCATCCCGTTGCTATGATCAGCCAGAAAGACAGCCCCCTCATCCCATCTCTTAACGCACG AATAACGTCCATGACCGAGGCTGGACTTTATGACTATTGGAACAACGAAGGAATCGCGAATTACAGTGCATGTGAGCGAGTGCCGACCAAGATCACCATCAGTTCGTCGCTCTCTCTCAGACAGTGCTGG GCCATGTTGGTGGTTCTGACGGGAGGGCTGGCAGTGGGTCTCCTCACTCTTAGCGTGGAGGTGGTGCTTGCTGGAATCTTGCGTCACTGA
- the LOC135106524 gene encoding uncharacterized protein LOC135106524, which yields METFIGASRSVAVFEAATNGSRLSQMVTRARQVRVASWMVVVAVVSDDPVFLAAFAQQAREGRLLVWATRLIVVSRRAPLRLHPLHQTLALTNSLLLLVDGAARVSRCVGVSVVYRRASHDQHVTLVPCMLVIIVKRSRPNRAPLFQGHWMDGAAIPTAWRRPTAGCLLAGMGQPFIVSAALLGQI from the exons ATGGAAACATTCATCGGGGCCTCGCGAAGCGTGGCGGTGTTTGAAGCGGCCACGAATGGGTCGCGGCTCTCCCAGATGGTCACTCGTGCCCGCCAG GTGCGGGTGGCGTCGTGGATggtcgtggtggcggtggtgagtgaTGACCCAGTCTTCCTGGCCGCCTTCGCCCAACAGGCCCGTGAGGGCCGCCTGCTGGTGTGGGCCACGAGGCTCATTGTGGTGAGCCGCCGCGCACCGCTCCGCCTCCACCCGCTCCACCAGACTCTCGCCCTTACCAactccctcctgctgctggtggaTGGCGCGGCGAGGGTgagcaggtgtgtgggtgtgtctgttGTATACAGACGAGCCTCTCATGATCAGCATGTGACTTTGGTTCCCTGTATGCTTGTGATCATTGTCAAACGGTCACGGCCAAACAGGGCACCGCTGTTCCAGGGCCACTGGATGGATGGTGCTGCCATACCAACGGCCTGGCGTCGCCCCACTGCTGGTTGCCTCCTGGCCGGCATGGGGCAACCTTTCATTGTATCGGCCGCTCTTCTGGGACAAATATAG